The Meleagris gallopavo isolate NT-WF06-2002-E0010 breed Aviagen turkey brand Nicholas breeding stock chromosome 10, Turkey_5.1, whole genome shotgun sequence genome contains a region encoding:
- the LOC104912257 gene encoding retinal-specific phospholipid-transporting ATPase ABCA4-like isoform X1 has product MMNVTGGQTSLAAAKEFSDFLKYMETEDNIKVWFNNKGWHAMVSFLNVANNAILRANLRTGQAPEEYGITVVNHPLNLTKEQLSEVTVLTTSVDAVVAICVIFAMSFIPASFVLYLIQERVTKAKHLQFVSGVSPAVYWLTNFMWDIVNYAVSAGLVVVIFIGFKKKAYTSRTNLPVFVTLLLLYGWAVIPMMYPASSFFSVPSTAYVALSCINLFVGINSSAITFILELFENNPTLLKFNKTLKNVLIVFPHFCLGRGLIDLAINQAVSEVYARFGEEHVSNPFQWDFVGKNLVAMAVQGVAFFFLNLLMQHQIFPSRWFVEIAKSPIIGEDEDVAEERKRILNGGNKTNILELQELTKIYAGRHKPAVDRLCVGIRPGEVSWSLSLDESSRDQFKLHSPVVL; this is encoded by the exons ATGATGAATGTCACAGGA ggACAAACTTCACTGGCTGCTGCTAAAGAATTCTCTGATTTCCTTAAATACATGGAAACTGAAGATAATATTAAG GTGTGGTTTAACAATAAAGGCTGGCATGCTATGGTTAGTTTCCTTAATGTAGCCAATAATGCAATCCTTAGAGCTAATCTGCGGACTGGCCAAGCCCCTGAGGAATATGGGATCACTGTTGTAAACCATCCTCTGAACCTCACTAAGGAACAGCTCTCTGAAGTCACTGT GCTGACCACCTCAGTGGATGCTGTTGTTGCCATCTGTGTGATTTTTGCCATGTCCTTTATTCCAGCTAGTTTTGTTTTATACCTGATTCAAGAACGTGTGACAAAAGCCAAGCATCTCCAGTTTGTTAGTGGTGTTAGCCCTGCTGTCTACTGGCTAACTAACTTCATGTGGGACATA GTGAATTATGCAGTGAGTGCTGGATTGGTTGTGGTTATATTCATTGGATTCAAGAAGAAAGCATACACTTCTCGGACTAACCTCCCTGTGTTTGTTACCTTGTTGCTTCTGTATGG GTGGGCAGTAATTCCCATGATGTACcctgcttcttctttcttcagtgtcCCTAGCACTGCATATGTTGCACTGTCTTGCATTAATCTCTTTGTGGGGATCAACAGCAGTGCTATTACATTCATTCTGGAGCTATTTGAAAATAACCcg ACTTTGCTGAAATTTaacaaaactttgaaaaatgtgCTAATTGTCTTCCCACACTTTTGCCTGGGTCGTGGCCTCATCGACTTGGCCATAAACCAGGCTGTGAGTGAAGTATATGCCAGGTTTG GTGAGGAGCATGTTTCCAATCCTTTTCAGTGGGACTTTGTTGGGAAGAACCTGGTTGCCATGGCTGTTCAAGGAGTTGCATTCTTCTTTCTGAATCTCCTTATGCAGCACCAAATATTCCCCTCGAGATG gttTGTTGAGATTGCTAAGTCACCTATTATTGGTGAAGATGAGGAtgttgcagaagaaagaaaaagaattctgaacgggggaaacaaaacaaatatcttAGAATTACAGGAACTGACCAAG ATTTATGCAGGTAGGCATAAGCCAGCAGTGGACAGACTCTGTGTTGGCATCCGTCCTGGAGAGGTAAGTTGGTCACTATCACTAGATGAATCATCCAGGGATCAGTTCAAATTGCATTCTCCTGTTGTTTTATAA
- the LOC104912257 gene encoding retinal-specific phospholipid-transporting ATPase ABCA4-like isoform X2, translating into MMNVTGGQTSLAAAKEFSDFLKYMETEDNIKVWFNNKGWHAMVSFLNVANNAILRANLRTGQAPEEYGITVVNHPLNLTKEQLSEVTVWAVIPMMYPASSFFSVPSTAYVALSCINLFVGINSSAITFILELFENNPTLLKFNKTLKNVLIVFPHFCLGRGLIDLAINQAVSEVYARFGEEHVSNPFQWDFVGKNLVAMAVQGVAFFFLNLLMQHQIFPSRWFVEIAKSPIIGEDEDVAEERKRILNGGNKTNILELQELTKIYAGRHKPAVDRLCVGIRPGEVSWSLSLDESSRDQFKLHSPVVL; encoded by the exons ATGATGAATGTCACAGGA ggACAAACTTCACTGGCTGCTGCTAAAGAATTCTCTGATTTCCTTAAATACATGGAAACTGAAGATAATATTAAG GTGTGGTTTAACAATAAAGGCTGGCATGCTATGGTTAGTTTCCTTAATGTAGCCAATAATGCAATCCTTAGAGCTAATCTGCGGACTGGCCAAGCCCCTGAGGAATATGGGATCACTGTTGTAAACCATCCTCTGAACCTCACTAAGGAACAGCTCTCTGAAGTCACTGT GTGGGCAGTAATTCCCATGATGTACcctgcttcttctttcttcagtgtcCCTAGCACTGCATATGTTGCACTGTCTTGCATTAATCTCTTTGTGGGGATCAACAGCAGTGCTATTACATTCATTCTGGAGCTATTTGAAAATAACCcg ACTTTGCTGAAATTTaacaaaactttgaaaaatgtgCTAATTGTCTTCCCACACTTTTGCCTGGGTCGTGGCCTCATCGACTTGGCCATAAACCAGGCTGTGAGTGAAGTATATGCCAGGTTTG GTGAGGAGCATGTTTCCAATCCTTTTCAGTGGGACTTTGTTGGGAAGAACCTGGTTGCCATGGCTGTTCAAGGAGTTGCATTCTTCTTTCTGAATCTCCTTATGCAGCACCAAATATTCCCCTCGAGATG gttTGTTGAGATTGCTAAGTCACCTATTATTGGTGAAGATGAGGAtgttgcagaagaaagaaaaagaattctgaacgggggaaacaaaacaaatatcttAGAATTACAGGAACTGACCAAG ATTTATGCAGGTAGGCATAAGCCAGCAGTGGACAGACTCTGTGTTGGCATCCGTCCTGGAGAGGTAAGTTGGTCACTATCACTAGATGAATCATCCAGGGATCAGTTCAAATTGCATTCTCCTGTTGTTTTATAA